Below is a genomic region from Bacillus spongiae.
ATCGCAATATCTGAGGTATACCCATCAGGTGTTACAAATTCATTCACGTTATATTCTCTAAGTGCATCTTCACTTTTGACATGATTATTTCCATTCATTTTCCACAACTCCACCTAACTAAACTTTCTAAAGTAAATCCATATTTCAAGGTTTTTATAATTAACATATTGTTAATTATTATTTATTAGGTTAATCTTACCATCAACGATTCAGCATTGCAAGTTTTTTTCATTAAAAAGAATGAAATTTTTGGATTTATTATACAGGAATCCCCTTCTTCTACCTACAATATTTTCAAGTAATATTTACGCAACAAAAAAACTCTATCCAACTGTTGAATAGAGTTTTGGTCCAAAATATAGAGATAACTTAAAGGGAGATTCCTCTATTTATACACTCTCGCTCAATACGTTCTGTAATTAACCTTAAACATTTTATACGAGCAAACCGCTTATCTTCCCCTTCAATAACATTCCATGGGGATGCCTTTGTCGATGTTCGATCAAGCATCTCTTCAACCGCTACCTCATATTCATTCCATTTATCACGATTTCGCCAATCCTCTTCTGTTATTTTCCAGTGTTTAAGTGGGTCCTCTTGGCGTTCTTTAAATCGCTTAATTTGTTCTTCTCTAGAAATGTGAAACCAAAATTTCATTACAATATAATTCCTACCGGATAAATACAATTCAAAATGATTAATTTCTTCATAGGCCATCTTCCACTCGTCTTCGCTTGCGAACCCTTCAACTCGTTCGACAAGAACTCTTCCGTACCAAGAGCGATCAAAAATACCAATTTTCCCGTATTTAGGTATACGACTCCAAAATCGGTGGAAATAGGGATACTGTTTTTCTTCCAGAGTAGGGGCACTCGTTGCATGAACTTCAAAACCTCGTGGATCAATACTTTGTGTTATCCGCTTAATTGCTCCACCTTTACCGCCTGCATCCCAGCCCTCAAAAACAAGAATACAGCCTAATTTGTGATCAACAAGCTTCCTTTGTAACCCTAGTAGTTTTAATTGATATTTTTTTAGTTCTTTCTTATATTCTTGTTTACTCACAATCTTTTGGTTTAAATCTAGTTCTGCAAGCATCTATGCATTCACCCTCCATTATTTCTATTTAATTTTATGATGATAGATTTCTTCAACAAACCTCTTTTTCCTTTATTAATAACAAAGTTTTTTCGTAATGAACATTCGTATTGAAGAGAAAATAGTTCCCTTTCATCCTTATGTCTTTATTGCCCTTTCTATACTTTGAAACAATAAGAAAAGTGTAGAGGGAATTCCTCTACACTTTTCTTATTATAGCTCTCTTCGGTATCTCCACATGCTTCCTTCTTTCCAATAGCGATGTTCCGTTCTGCCTCTTCGCTTGCGCCTGCCACTTTTACTCTTTGAGCGATAAATATTTGATTCTTTATAGCTCTTGCCTTCTCCAGCCCCTTGATTTTCGCTTTCATTTTCCCATTGAGCCTCGTTTTTATCTGCCGGTTGACTCGAACGGTCTTCCACATTTTCTGGGCTACTGGATCGCTCTGAGTGACCTGTTG
It encodes:
- a CDS encoding polyphosphate kinase 2 family protein translates to MLAELDLNQKIVSKQEYKKELKKYQLKLLGLQRKLVDHKLGCILVFEGWDAGGKGGAIKRITQSIDPRGFEVHATSAPTLEEKQYPYFHRFWSRIPKYGKIGIFDRSWYGRVLVERVEGFASEDEWKMAYEEINHFELYLSGRNYIVMKFWFHISREEQIKRFKERQEDPLKHWKITEEDWRNRDKWNEYEVAVEEMLDRTSTKASPWNVIEGEDKRFARIKCLRLITERIERECINRGISL
- a CDS encoding CotG/ExsB N-terminal domain-containing protein; the protein is MSEYQEEDIREAVDDMKEGDFHRFLFGEPRGNRLTEASSESSQSSEEPDNESPVTGRSQSSRSGDVTTGHSERSSSPENVEDRSSQPADKNEAQWENESENQGAGEGKSYKESNIYRSKSKSGRRKRRGRTEHRYWKEGSMWRYRREL